The DNA sequence AGGTCAAACGATCGGAAAAAAGCTGGTTAAGATAAAAGTGGTGAAAATTGATGGCTATCAGGCCGGTTTTGGAGACTACTTGATGCGATGGTTTTTCAGACTTGTAGATATTTCTATTTTTAGCGGTGTTATTGCTTTGGTAGCTGTAGTTTCGAGTAAAAAAGGACAACGTTTGGGAGACATGGTGGCGGGAACTGCTGTTATTACTTTAAAGAATAAAATTAATATAAGTCATACCATTCTCGAAGAGATAGGAGACGCTTATATTCCGACTTATCCTTTGGTGATAAAATTGTCTGATAATGATATGCGAATTATAAAGGAAACATTTCAAAAAGCAGATCTTAAAAACGACTATGAAACCATTACTAAATTGGTTACTAAAATTGAAAGTGTTACCGGAATCAAAAATCAATCCGGCAATGAACGTGATTTTCTAAGAGTAATTTTAAAAGATTATAATTTTTACACGCAGAATATGTAGGGGG is a window from the Flavobacterium cupriresistens genome containing:
- a CDS encoding RDD family protein — protein: MSELSINTTQNVKINFIAASAGERIGSYFIDLIIKFAYLIVIYGIFFYAFHLDMALDGMDNWSRISILLLLYFPVVIYSLTLESIFEGQTIGKKLVKIKVVKIDGYQAGFGDYLMRWFFRLVDISIFSGVIALVAVVSSKKGQRLGDMVAGTAVITLKNKINISHTILEEIGDAYIPTYPLVIKLSDNDMRIIKETFQKADLKNDYETITKLVTKIESVTGIKNQSGNERDFLRVILKDYNFYTQNM